In the Bradyrhizobium guangzhouense genome, one interval contains:
- a CDS encoding gamma carbonic anhydrase family protein, with amino-acid sequence MAIYELDGQAPDLPSDGNYFIAETATVIGKVRLKPGASVWFGAVLRGDNEWIEIGEGANVQDGSTCHTDLGFPLLIGKNCTVGHNVILHGCTVEEGALIGMGSIVMNGAKIGRNSIVGAGSVITEGKEFPERSLIIGSPARVIRTLDDAQVQKMGSAARFYVANGPRFKKGLKRIG; translated from the coding sequence ATGGCGATCTACGAGCTCGACGGGCAGGCGCCCGATCTTCCTTCTGACGGCAATTACTTCATTGCGGAAACCGCGACCGTGATCGGCAAGGTGCGGCTGAAGCCCGGCGCGAGCGTGTGGTTCGGCGCGGTGCTGCGCGGCGACAACGAGTGGATCGAGATCGGCGAGGGCGCCAATGTGCAGGACGGCTCGACCTGCCACACCGACCTCGGCTTTCCGCTTCTGATCGGCAAGAACTGCACCGTCGGCCACAACGTGATCCTGCACGGCTGCACCGTCGAGGAGGGCGCGCTGATCGGCATGGGCTCGATCGTCATGAACGGCGCGAAGATCGGCCGCAACAGCATCGTCGGCGCCGGCTCCGTCATCACCGAGGGCAAGGAGTTTCCCGAACGCTCGCTCATCATCGGCTCGCCGGCGCGCGTCATCCGCACGCTCGACGACGCCCAGGTGCAGAAGATGGGAAGCGCCGCAAGGTTCTATGTCGCCAACGGCCCGCGCTTCAAAAAGGGCTTGAAGCGGATCGGCTGA
- a CDS encoding ABC transporter permease — protein sequence MDTSEDILQQASPDLVRGSETRRAAKSARLSPSFISWLQAGPMMLVFLAFFLIPLVFVVIVSFWDYNEYQLLPAFSGRGYTDTFEGCLAQLPDLCTIGKTYLKTLKLCFLVWAITLFIGFWVAYFLAFHVKSKTWQMGLSLLCTIPFWTSNVIRMIAWIPLLGRNGLVNSGLMKTGLINQPVEWLLFSEFSVVLALVHLFTFFMVVPIFNSMIRIDKSLIEAAYDAGASGLQTLVNVIIPLAKPGIVIGSIFVITIVMGDFITIGVMGGQQIAAAGKIIETRVNALQFPAAAANAVILLVITFLIITMMSRIVDIKKEL from the coding sequence ATGGATACGTCGGAAGACATCCTGCAACAGGCATCCCCGGACCTGGTCCGGGGATCCGAGACGAGGCGCGCGGCGAAATCCGCGCGCCTGTCGCCGTCTTTCATCTCCTGGCTCCAGGCCGGGCCGATGATGCTGGTGTTTCTCGCCTTCTTCCTCATCCCGTTGGTCTTCGTCGTCATCGTCTCGTTCTGGGACTACAACGAATATCAGCTGCTGCCCGCCTTCTCCGGCCGCGGCTACACCGACACGTTCGAAGGCTGCCTCGCGCAGCTCCCCGATCTCTGCACGATCGGCAAGACCTATCTGAAGACGCTGAAGCTCTGCTTCCTGGTCTGGGCCATCACGCTCTTCATCGGCTTCTGGGTCGCCTATTTCCTCGCCTTCCACGTCAAGTCGAAGACCTGGCAGATGGGACTTTCGCTGCTCTGCACGATCCCGTTCTGGACCTCCAACGTCATTCGCATGATCGCCTGGATCCCGCTACTCGGGCGCAATGGCCTGGTGAACTCCGGCCTGATGAAGACAGGCCTGATCAATCAACCGGTGGAATGGCTGCTCTTCTCCGAATTTTCCGTGGTGCTGGCGCTGGTGCACCTCTTCACCTTCTTCATGGTGGTGCCGATCTTCAATTCGATGATCCGCATCGACAAATCGCTGATCGAGGCGGCCTATGACGCCGGCGCCTCCGGCCTGCAGACGCTGGTCAATGTCATTATTCCGCTGGCCAAGCCCGGCATCGTGATCGGCTCGATCTTCGTCATCACCATCGTTATGGGCGACTTCATCACCATCGGCGTGATGGGCGGCCAGCAGATCGCCGCTGCGGGCAAGATCATCGAAACCCGGGTCAACGCACTGCAGTTCCCGGCTGCGGCTGCCAATGCCGTGATCCTGCTCGTCATCACGTTCCTGATCATCACCATGATGTCGCGCATCGTCGACATCAAGAAGGAGCTGTAG
- a CDS encoding aspartate/glutamate racemase family protein, which translates to MRLHVVNPNTTATMTAKIAAAARAIARGETVIDARQPAMGPVSIEGFYDEAFAVPGMLGCIREADRDGADAHIIACFDDTGLDAARAVAKAPVIGIGEAGFHIASLVAARFAVVTTLGVSIVPIEHNLRKYGLAERCARVRAAEVPVLALEERNTEALDKISAEIKAAIRDDRAEAVVLGCAGMADLAAELARIHGLPVVDGVAAAVTLAEGLIRLGLSTSRLGPYAAPRAKIYSGPFAPFQP; encoded by the coding sequence ATGCGACTGCACGTCGTCAATCCCAACACCACGGCCACGATGACGGCGAAGATCGCCGCGGCGGCGCGCGCGATTGCGCGAGGCGAGACCGTGATCGACGCGCGGCAGCCCGCGATGGGGCCGGTTTCGATCGAGGGCTTCTACGACGAGGCTTTCGCCGTTCCTGGCATGCTCGGCTGCATCCGCGAGGCCGACCGCGACGGCGCGGATGCGCACATCATCGCCTGCTTCGACGACACCGGCCTCGACGCCGCGCGTGCCGTGGCGAAAGCGCCTGTTATCGGCATCGGCGAAGCCGGTTTTCACATCGCCAGTCTGGTGGCGGCGCGCTTTGCCGTGGTGACGACGCTTGGCGTCTCCATCGTGCCGATCGAACATAATTTGCGGAAATACGGCCTTGCCGAGCGTTGCGCCCGCGTGCGTGCCGCCGAAGTCCCCGTGCTCGCGCTCGAGGAACGCAACACCGAGGCGCTCGACAAGATCTCCGCGGAAATCAAGGCTGCGATCCGCGACGACCGCGCCGAGGCCGTCGTGCTGGGCTGCGCCGGCATGGCCGATCTTGCGGCAGAACTCGCGCGTATTCATGGCCTGCCCGTGGTAGATGGCGTTGCTGCCGCGGTGACGCTGGCCGAGGGACTGATCCGGCTTGGGCTCTCGACATCCCGGCTCGGCCCCTACGCCGCGCCGCGCGCGAAGATCTATTCAGGCCCGTTTGCGCCGTTTCAGCCCTGA
- a CDS encoding FAD-binding domain, which translates to MKTVLISGAGIAGPTLAYWLKRAGYAPTLVERAPALRQGGYVIDFWGLGYDIAERMGLLPAIERAGYHVREMRIVDDDGRRVAGFGTRVFDELTGGRFITLARSDLSRLLYDAIGGSVEVVFDDEIVALEERPDHVAVRLLRGGERRFDLVVGADGLHSAVRRLAFGPQQAFERNLGYGVAAFEIHGYDRRDENMYLMYTRPGRMVGRFALHGDRTLLVFIFADDARRLPTTLADQKATLREIYRDARWEWPNLRQALERCDDLYFDRISQIKMDRWARGRIALIGDAAFCVSLAAGQGSALAMISAYVLAGELARAGGSYQDAFSAYETRLRSYIDAKQRGAERFAAAFAPRTSYGLWFRNQVVRAFSLPGGARLAVGRELADRVDLPDYGWDEQ; encoded by the coding sequence ATGAAAACAGTGCTGATCTCCGGGGCGGGGATCGCAGGGCCGACCCTGGCCTATTGGCTCAAGCGTGCCGGCTATGCGCCGACCCTGGTCGAGCGTGCGCCTGCGCTTCGACAGGGCGGCTATGTCATCGATTTCTGGGGACTGGGTTACGACATTGCCGAGCGCATGGGGCTGCTGCCGGCGATCGAACGCGCCGGCTATCATGTGCGCGAGATGCGCATCGTCGACGACGATGGCCGGCGCGTTGCCGGCTTCGGAACCCGCGTGTTCGACGAGCTCACGGGTGGACGTTTCATCACGCTGGCGCGAAGCGATCTGTCGCGCTTGCTGTACGACGCGATAGGCGGTTCCGTGGAGGTCGTCTTCGATGACGAGATCGTTGCGCTCGAGGAGCGGCCCGACCACGTCGCCGTTCGTTTGCTGCGTGGCGGAGAGCGCCGCTTCGATCTCGTGGTCGGGGCCGACGGCCTGCATTCGGCGGTGCGGCGTCTTGCCTTCGGGCCGCAACAGGCTTTCGAACGGAATCTCGGCTATGGCGTCGCCGCGTTCGAGATTCACGGCTACGACAGACGCGATGAGAATATGTATCTCATGTATACCCGGCCGGGTCGCATGGTCGGGCGCTTTGCTTTGCATGGCGATCGAACGCTGCTCGTTTTCATCTTTGCCGACGATGCCCGTCGATTGCCCACGACGCTTGCCGATCAAAAGGCGACGCTGCGCGAGATCTACCGCGATGCGCGATGGGAGTGGCCGAACCTCCGTCAGGCGCTCGAGCGCTGCGATGATCTCTATTTTGACCGCATCAGCCAGATCAAGATGGACCGTTGGGCACGCGGACGCATCGCTCTGATTGGCGATGCGGCCTTCTGCGTGTCGCTGGCGGCCGGGCAGGGCTCGGCGCTGGCCATGATCTCCGCTTACGTGCTTGCTGGTGAACTCGCCCGTGCCGGCGGGAGCTATCAGGACGCATTCAGCGCCTACGAGACCCGGTTGCGGAGCTACATTGACGCCAAGCAACGCGGAGCGGAGCGCTTCGCCGCGGCGTTCGCGCCGAGGACCTCGTATGGCCTGTGGTTTCGAAACCAGGTGGTCAGGGCGTTCTCATTGCCGGGCGGAGCAAGACTTGCCGTCGGCCGAGAGCTCGCGGACAGGGTGGATCTGCCGGACTATGGCTGGGACGAGCAATGA
- a CDS encoding PAS-domain containing protein encodes MDAAGPQSGLEAVIRLLKKFFRFARGADTLSVAEKVYSIAGLLAIVTTFLLVMSVQTVRLQTTYRRMYATSAEAAISIGRINAMIYAIVMESRGIYMSGDRGAMKQFADGLVRRNHELADAVKGLEQTAGDDDADQLASFSQRIAQFIEFRQELVRRGLEIGPAAAREWGDNDANRTLRNKLNVDLEALERIYRQRAREADELADTNRYAAAYLFMLGLAALYLAGLNVVVMRRSVVGALAEITRATDRIADGDVKSEVPHLGRHDEIGHLARAVQHFRDAVARIFELEELELGTAQARDAAMTERDKFNDKYQAKKWQLSAAINSMPQGLIMLDGKAAVVAMNANYRRIYNLPETIQAGSTLEEILQHRVKSGLFSGDVVKYVGAVRDRIAKREPTAYEITLNDGRIIKIYERPMDGGGWVSVQEDVTEQRQRERILERMERFLATIIENVAEGIIAKDARNLRYVFVNRAAEKMIGMSRAEIIGKTARELFSADAAALIEKRDQQLLAQKQQLEPIVDTIDNPARGRRVISARRVQIGGAGEESHMFVTMVEDRTDTMVAAA; translated from the coding sequence ATGGACGCTGCAGGGCCACAGTCCGGTCTCGAGGCCGTCATCCGGCTTTTGAAGAAATTCTTTCGCTTCGCGCGCGGCGCCGACACGCTCAGCGTCGCCGAGAAGGTCTACAGCATCGCCGGCCTCCTCGCGATCGTCACCACCTTCCTGCTCGTGATGTCGGTCCAGACCGTCCGGTTGCAGACCACCTATCGCCGCATGTACGCCACCTCGGCGGAGGCCGCGATCAGCATCGGACGTATCAACGCGATGATCTACGCCATCGTGATGGAATCGCGCGGCATCTACATGTCCGGCGATCGCGGCGCGATGAAGCAGTTTGCCGATGGGCTCGTGCGTCGCAACCATGAGCTCGCTGACGCGGTGAAGGGCCTTGAGCAGACCGCCGGCGACGACGATGCCGATCAATTGGCCAGCTTCAGCCAGCGCATCGCGCAGTTCATCGAATTCCGCCAGGAACTGGTGCGGCGCGGGCTCGAGATCGGCCCGGCCGCCGCGCGCGAATGGGGCGACAATGACGCCAACCGGACGCTGCGGAACAAGCTCAACGTCGACCTCGAGGCGCTCGAAAGAATTTATCGTCAACGGGCCCGGGAAGCCGACGAGCTCGCCGACACCAACCGCTACGCGGCGGCCTATCTGTTCATGCTCGGGCTCGCGGCGCTCTATCTCGCCGGCCTCAACGTCGTCGTGATGCGAAGATCGGTGGTTGGGGCGCTGGCCGAGATCACGCGGGCGACCGACCGGATCGCGGACGGGGACGTCAAGAGCGAGGTGCCGCACCTCGGCCGTCACGACGAGATCGGACATCTTGCGCGCGCCGTGCAGCACTTTCGCGACGCCGTTGCGCGCATCTTCGAGCTCGAGGAGCTCGAGCTCGGCACCGCGCAGGCGCGCGATGCGGCGATGACCGAGCGCGACAAGTTCAACGACAAGTACCAGGCCAAGAAGTGGCAGCTCTCGGCCGCGATCAACAGCATGCCGCAGGGCCTGATCATGCTCGATGGCAAGGCGGCGGTGGTCGCCATGAATGCCAACTATCGCCGGATCTACAATCTGCCCGAGACGATCCAGGCCGGCTCGACTCTCGAGGAAATCCTGCAGCACCGGGTCAAGAGCGGGTTGTTCAGCGGCGATGTCGTAAAATATGTCGGGGCCGTGCGCGATCGGATCGCCAAGCGCGAGCCAACGGCTTACGAGATCACATTGAACGACGGCCGTATCATCAAGATCTACGAACGGCCGATGGACGGCGGTGGTTGGGTGTCGGTTCAGGAAGACGTCACCGAGCAGCGCCAGCGCGAACGCATCCTCGAGCGGATGGAGCGTTTCCTCGCCACCATCATCGAGAACGTCGCCGAGGGCATCATTGCCAAGGACGCGCGCAATCTGCGCTACGTCTTCGTCAACAGGGCTGCCGAGAAGATGATCGGGATGTCGCGCGCCGAGATCATTGGCAAGACCGCGCGAGAACTGTTCTCCGCGGACGCCGCCGCATTGATCGAGAAACGCGACCAGCAGCTGCTTGCGCAGAAGCAGCAGCTCGAGCCGATCGTCGATACCATCGACAACCCCGCGCGCGGCCGCCGCGTGATCTCGGCTCGTCGGGTCCAGATCGGCGGCGCTGGCGAGGAATCCCACATGTTCGTGACCATGGTCGAGGACCGGACCGACACGATGGTGGCTGCCGCATAG
- a CDS encoding ABC transporter ATP-binding protein gives MATPAALELVAVTKRYDATLAVDNVNLKIPAGTYCCLLGPSGCGKTSTLRMIAGHEAVSEGDIILGPQNVTHLEPAKRGTAMMFQSYALFPHLTVLDNVAFALKMRGIDRATRHKRAGELLELVAMSPYASRLPAQLSGGQQQRVALARALITEPQILLLDEPLSALDPFLRVKMRGELKRLQRELGISFIQVTHGQEEAMALADHIVVMNQGKIEQQGTARDIFHHPRTEFVARFIGGHNVISDAGSLIAVRADQLGIVPFVDGAFGAPALLTQTEYQGSYVAVSLTLDDGTALFSHLPESTFDVHPFRTGDRVLATWDPAKAQRLQ, from the coding sequence ATGGCCACTCCTGCCGCTCTCGAACTGGTTGCCGTCACCAAGCGCTATGACGCGACGCTGGCGGTCGACAATGTCAATCTGAAGATCCCGGCCGGCACCTATTGCTGCCTGCTCGGTCCGTCCGGCTGCGGTAAAACCTCGACCCTGCGCATGATCGCCGGTCACGAGGCGGTCAGCGAGGGCGACATCATCCTCGGCCCGCAGAACGTCACGCACCTCGAGCCTGCCAAGCGCGGCACTGCCATGATGTTCCAGTCCTACGCGCTGTTTCCGCACCTCACCGTGCTCGACAATGTTGCGTTTGCCCTGAAAATGCGCGGCATCGACCGCGCCACCAGGCACAAGCGCGCCGGCGAGCTCCTGGAGCTGGTGGCGATGAGCCCCTATGCCAGCCGCCTGCCGGCCCAGCTCTCCGGCGGCCAGCAGCAGCGCGTGGCGCTCGCCCGCGCGCTGATCACCGAGCCGCAGATCCTGCTGCTCGACGAGCCGCTGTCCGCGCTCGACCCGTTCCTGCGGGTCAAGATGCGCGGCGAGCTCAAACGGCTGCAGCGCGAGCTCGGCATCAGCTTCATTCAGGTCACCCATGGCCAGGAAGAGGCGATGGCGCTCGCCGACCACATCGTGGTGATGAACCAGGGCAAGATCGAGCAGCAGGGCACGGCCCGCGACATCTTCCACCACCCCCGCACCGAATTCGTGGCGCGCTTCATCGGGGGCCACAACGTCATCAGCGACGCCGGCAGCCTCATCGCCGTGCGCGCCGATCAGCTCGGCATCGTGCCGTTCGTTGACGGCGCATTCGGCGCGCCGGCGCTGCTGACCCAGACCGAATACCAGGGCTCTTATGTTGCCGTCTCGCTCACGCTCGACGACGGCACCGCCCTGTTCTCCCATCTTCCCGAGTCCACCTTCGACGTCCATCCGTTCCGGACGGGCGATCGCGTGCTGGCCACCTGGGATCCCGCCAAGGCGCAACGTCTGCAATAG
- a CDS encoding PaaI family thioesterase → MGRKWLGFDEAGHALIRFEAQSAFTDRHGTIQGGFLAAILDSATGVCALAKLSPDLTVVTKGLDTRFLKPVAVGAITAQLRILARK, encoded by the coding sequence TTGGGACGCAAATGGCTCGGCTTCGACGAGGCTGGACATGCGCTGATCCGCTTTGAGGCTCAGAGCGCGTTCACCGACAGGCACGGGACAATCCAGGGTGGCTTTCTGGCGGCGATACTGGACTCCGCGACCGGAGTTTGCGCGCTCGCGAAGCTCTCGCCTGACCTGACCGTGGTCACCAAGGGTCTGGACACGCGCTTCCTGAAGCCTGTGGCGGTCGGAGCCATCACGGCACAATTGCGAATTCTGGCAAGGAAATAG
- a CDS encoding ABC transporter permease, whose translation MREGRPRSFYVLALFFAAYVLFLYGPMIAIYMLSFQGPQGGLTFPMNGVSTYWLTKLFQGTGIVDLGASFRRSLLLGVIVMAVTVVLSVAAGMAFRRKFKAQSILFYSAIASLIVPSIITSLGISLEFRIIDDLIKAHWNENFETSMGLLTSGLGAHLTWTLPFGLLIMFAIFNRFDPRLEEAARDLGATPWQTFRHVVLPIILPSVIGIGLFGFTLSWDELARSSQAIGAVNTLPLDLQGLTTTVTNPDIYALGTIISAVSFAVITLALGTIHMLNKRQAAKGSDAGKGLV comes from the coding sequence ATGAGGGAAGGACGCCCGCGCAGCTTCTACGTTCTCGCGCTCTTCTTCGCGGCCTATGTGCTGTTTCTCTACGGCCCGATGATTGCGATCTACATGCTGTCTTTCCAGGGGCCGCAGGGCGGCCTCACCTTCCCGATGAATGGCGTGTCGACCTACTGGCTGACGAAGCTGTTTCAGGGCACCGGCATCGTCGATCTCGGCGCGTCCTTCCGCCGCTCGCTGCTGCTCGGCGTCATCGTGATGGCCGTGACGGTCGTGCTGTCGGTCGCCGCCGGCATGGCCTTCCGCAGGAAATTCAAGGCGCAGAGCATTCTGTTCTACTCGGCGATCGCGAGCCTGATCGTGCCGTCGATCATCACCTCGCTCGGGATCTCGCTGGAATTCCGCATCATCGACGATTTGATCAAGGCTCATTGGAACGAGAATTTCGAGACCTCGATGGGCCTGCTCACCTCGGGCCTCGGCGCGCACCTGACCTGGACGCTGCCGTTCGGCCTGCTGATCATGTTTGCGATCTTCAACCGCTTCGATCCCAGGCTCGAGGAAGCCGCGCGCGATCTCGGCGCGACGCCGTGGCAAACCTTCCGCCACGTCGTGCTGCCGATCATCCTGCCGTCCGTGATCGGCATCGGCCTGTTCGGCTTCACACTGTCCTGGGACGAGCTCGCGCGCTCCAGCCAGGCGATCGGGGCCGTCAATACATTGCCGCTCGACCTCCAGGGCCTCACCACGACGGTGACGAACCCGGATATCTATGCGCTCGGCACCATCATCTCCGCGGTGTCCTTCGCGGTGATCACGCTTGCACTGGGGACCATCCACATGCTCAACAAGCGCCAGGCGGCCAAGGGCTCGGACGCCGGCAAGGGGCTCGTCTGA
- a CDS encoding DUF6949 family protein, protein MTPEALNTFFSICIGFALAGALANGYQALSQRPAGFGLLQEGVAPKTFAAVPFLVFAAPFIIMRNTLRGMRLESRRFEFVMVATVIAGFWSMMSGTFFLMTLRATGVLG, encoded by the coding sequence ATGACACCTGAAGCTCTCAACACCTTCTTCTCGATCTGCATCGGCTTTGCGCTCGCGGGCGCGCTCGCGAATGGCTATCAGGCGCTGTCGCAACGGCCGGCAGGTTTCGGATTGTTGCAGGAGGGCGTGGCGCCGAAGACGTTTGCGGCCGTGCCGTTCCTGGTGTTCGCGGCGCCCTTCATCATCATGCGCAATACGCTGCGCGGCATGCGGCTCGAAAGCCGCCGCTTCGAGTTCGTGATGGTGGCGACCGTCATCGCCGGCTTCTGGAGCATGATGAGCGGCACCTTCTTCCTGATGACGCTGCGCGCGACCGGCGTGCTGGGCTGA
- a CDS encoding ABC transporter substrate-binding protein has product MTETTKKTGVSRRTLLKGTAGLAGLAAGSGAITGFPYVMSAEPKVLRYLGTAVNEGDDISKQCLKDTGIKIEYITATTDDVTKRVMTQPNSFDVLDTEYFSLKKLVPSGNILALDAKKIKEFDNITPVFTKGETPGGKKIGGQGTAPWKVLYLEGKDSKTFSKTPTEFVTLIPTVYNADTLGIRPDLIKRPISSWAELLNPEFKGKASILNIPSIGIMDAAMVVEATGKHKYADKGNMTKEEIDLTMKVMTEAKKAGQFRAFWKDFNESVNLMASGETVIQSMWSPAVTKVRSMGIACTFQPLKEGYRSWASGFCVSKGVSGPKLDWAYEFVNWFLSGYAGAYLNRQGYYSAVLSTAKANMEPYEWAYWMEGKPAEKDIKAPDGSLLEKAGAVRDGGSYEDRMGAVACWNAVMDENDYMVRKWNEFIAA; this is encoded by the coding sequence ATGACCGAGACGACCAAAAAGACCGGTGTCAGCCGACGCACGCTACTCAAGGGCACCGCGGGCCTTGCGGGCCTCGCCGCCGGCTCCGGCGCCATCACCGGCTTCCCCTACGTGATGTCGGCCGAACCGAAGGTGCTGCGCTATCTCGGCACCGCCGTGAACGAGGGCGACGACATCTCCAAGCAGTGCCTGAAGGACACCGGCATCAAGATCGAATACATCACCGCGACCACCGACGACGTCACCAAGCGCGTGATGACCCAGCCGAACTCCTTCGACGTGCTGGACACCGAATATTTCTCGCTGAAGAAGCTGGTGCCGTCGGGCAACATCCTTGCCCTCGACGCCAAGAAGATCAAGGAATTCGACAACATCACCCCCGTCTTCACCAAGGGCGAGACGCCCGGCGGCAAGAAGATCGGCGGCCAGGGCACCGCGCCCTGGAAGGTGCTCTATCTCGAAGGCAAGGACTCCAAGACCTTCTCCAAGACACCGACCGAGTTCGTTACTCTGATCCCGACGGTCTACAATGCCGATACGCTCGGCATCCGTCCCGACCTGATCAAGCGTCCGATCAGCTCGTGGGCCGAGCTGCTCAATCCCGAATTCAAGGGCAAAGCCTCGATCCTCAACATCCCCTCGATCGGCATCATGGATGCCGCAATGGTCGTGGAAGCCACCGGCAAACATAAATATGCCGACAAGGGCAACATGACCAAGGAAGAGATCGATCTCACCATGAAGGTGATGACCGAGGCGAAGAAGGCCGGCCAGTTCCGTGCGTTCTGGAAGGACTTCAACGAGAGCGTCAACCTGATGGCCTCGGGCGAGACCGTCATTCAGTCGATGTGGTCGCCGGCGGTGACGAAGGTGCGCTCGATGGGCATCGCCTGCACCTTCCAGCCGCTCAAGGAAGGCTACCGCTCCTGGGCGTCCGGCTTCTGCGTCTCCAAAGGCGTGTCGGGACCCAAGCTCGACTGGGCCTATGAGTTCGTCAACTGGTTCCTGTCCGGCTATGCCGGCGCTTATCTCAACCGCCAGGGCTACTACTCGGCCGTGCTCTCCACCGCGAAAGCGAACATGGAGCCCTACGAGTGGGCCTACTGGATGGAGGGCAAGCCGGCCGAGAAGGACATCAAGGCGCCCGACGGCTCGCTGCTGGAGAAGGCCGGTGCCGTGCGTGACGGCGGCTCTTACGAGGACCGCATGGGCGCCGTCGCGTGCTGGAACGCAGTGATGGACGAGAACGACTACATGGTTCGCAAGTGGAACGAGTTCATCGCCGCGTGA
- a CDS encoding tetratricopeptide repeat protein — MLLLPLAVALSALAALAFWLATTPAAADDVYTCGKASGEEAIDACTRAIDSGQYGDRQLAALFNNRCSEWNGKHDSDKALADCSQAIGLDPNYALAFFNHGNAYFAKGQYDRSIEDYDQSIRLNPNYAHAFNNRGNAFGNIGQRDRAIADYSQAIRLNPKHADAFYNRGSAYDAEGDHDSAIEDYNQAIRLKPNRADMFYNRGIAYKSKGQYDHAIEDYSEAIRLNPNYASAFNNRGNIYNAKCEFDRAIEDFNQAIRLDPGHFDAFNNRGAAYNAKGEYDYAIEDLNQVVRLNPNYAMAFYNRGISWERKNDPQRALADFRKFSELAPSDPDGQKAIERITKTVSGL, encoded by the coding sequence GTGTTGCTGCTGCCTCTGGCTGTTGCCTTGTCCGCGCTGGCGGCTCTGGCCTTTTGGTTGGCGACGACGCCCGCCGCAGCCGACGATGTATACACTTGTGGAAAGGCATCTGGCGAAGAGGCAATAGACGCGTGCACACGCGCGATCGATTCAGGCCAATATGGCGATCGTCAGCTTGCTGCCCTTTTCAACAATCGCTGCTCCGAGTGGAATGGAAAGCACGACAGCGACAAGGCCCTTGCCGATTGCAGCCAGGCGATCGGGCTAGATCCGAACTACGCATTGGCGTTCTTCAACCACGGCAACGCCTATTTTGCTAAAGGCCAATACGACCGCTCCATCGAGGATTACGACCAATCGATCCGGCTCAATCCGAACTACGCACACGCCTTCAACAACCGCGGAAATGCCTTTGGCAACATAGGCCAGCGGGACCGCGCCATCGCGGATTACAGCCAGGCGATCCGGCTTAACCCGAAACACGCAGATGCGTTCTACAATCGCGGCTCCGCCTATGACGCCGAAGGCGACCACGACAGCGCCATCGAGGACTACAACCAGGCAATCCGGCTCAAGCCGAACCGCGCGGATATGTTCTACAACCGCGGCATCGCCTACAAAAGCAAAGGCCAATACGACCACGCCATCGAGGATTACAGCGAGGCGATCCGCCTCAATCCGAACTACGCAAGCGCATTCAACAACCGCGGCAACATCTATAACGCCAAGTGCGAATTCGACCGCGCCATCGAAGATTTCAACCAGGCGATCCGGCTTGATCCGGGCCACTTCGACGCGTTCAACAATCGCGGCGCCGCCTATAACGCCAAAGGCGAATACGATTACGCCATCGAGGATTTGAACCAGGTGGTCCGGCTCAATCCAAACTACGCAATGGCATTCTATAACCGCGGCATATCATGGGAACGGAAGAACGATCCGCAACGCGCATTGGCGGATTTCAGAAAGTTCTCCGAATTGGCCCCCTCCGACCCGGATGGTCAAAAGGCGATTGAGCGAATCACGAAGACGGTGAGCGGTCTGTGA
- a CDS encoding GntR family transcriptional regulator — MAAKPRPKSDAPDVSDRVIRIREGVTAAILEHRLLPGTKLGEDEIGEIYGASRTLVRTALQQLAHEGIVNIEKNRGAFVARPTPADAREVFEARRLIEPTIVDHAVDAVSPAWIERLQQHLTEEREAELRGDARALVRLSGDFHRLIAEMSGHSIYLGFLKELIARSSLIILLYRRHDTPACGTDHHAEIVTAIRKRDKQAARTQMLSHLNEIEAELFLKDPAADELRLADVLGA; from the coding sequence ATGGCCGCCAAACCCCGCCCGAAATCCGATGCGCCCGACGTGAGCGATCGCGTTATCAGGATCAGGGAAGGCGTGACCGCGGCGATCCTCGAGCATCGCCTGTTGCCGGGCACCAAGCTCGGCGAGGATGAAATCGGCGAGATCTATGGCGCGAGCCGCACGCTGGTCCGCACCGCGCTGCAACAGCTCGCGCATGAGGGCATTGTCAATATCGAGAAGAACCGTGGCGCTTTCGTTGCGCGCCCGACGCCCGCGGACGCCCGCGAAGTGTTCGAGGCGCGCCGCCTGATCGAGCCCACCATCGTCGATCACGCCGTGGACGCCGTTTCGCCCGCATGGATCGAGCGCCTTCAGCAGCACCTCACTGAGGAGCGCGAAGCCGAGCTGCGCGGTGACGCGCGCGCCTTGGTCCGGCTCTCCGGCGACTTTCATCGGCTCATCGCCGAGATGAGCGGCCACAGCATCTATCTCGGCTTCCTCAAGGAGCTGATCGCACGTTCTTCGCTGATCATCCTGCTCTATCGCCGGCACGACACGCCCGCCTGCGGCACCGACCATCATGCCGAGATCGTCACCGCGATCCGCAAGCGCGACAAGCAGGCTGCGCGCACGCAGATGCTGTCGCACCTGAACGAGATCGAGGCCGAGCTGTTCCTCAAGGATCCCGCCGCGGACGAGTTGCGGCTTGCCGACGTGCTCGGCGCGTGA